One window of Bacillus sp. THAF10 genomic DNA carries:
- a CDS encoding MFS transporter yields MRKKMILKSWKYPSILLTIIGISSIGEWVYFLALNLIVLDKMGVLAVSGLYILRALSTLFTNIWSGSLIDRMNKKHLLMWLTIFQAVFISLLPIFSSIWTIYGLVFLIGIASSMAGPTTMTYITKLIPQAQRKRFNSLVSLIDSGAFVTGPAIAGIIFMSGSPTNAIYINAIALFLAALITMFIPNIEKNDFIETKGEKLSLKVLENDWKLVIDFSRKQVYIMVIYLLFSAVMVLATVVDSLEAAFAIEVLSLSKGDYGFLVSIAGVGIVAGSFVNIIIVKKVATSWLIGLGSLMVSSGYMIYALSGEFLIAAIGFFILSFSMAFINTGFYTFYQNNVPVEVMGRVGSIYSFIGAFFTIIGTIIFGIMAELISIQFVVILGTLIMFGVTIILFIFNTHPSKAGFYTEETQNQASETV; encoded by the coding sequence ATGCGTAAAAAAATGATTTTAAAGTCGTGGAAATACCCTTCTATTTTATTGACTATTATTGGTATTTCTAGTATTGGGGAATGGGTGTATTTTTTAGCACTAAACTTAATTGTTCTTGATAAGATGGGGGTTCTTGCTGTCTCAGGTCTATATATACTAAGAGCTTTATCTACTTTATTTACTAACATTTGGTCTGGTAGTTTGATTGATCGAATGAATAAAAAGCATCTTTTAATGTGGCTTACTATATTCCAAGCAGTGTTTATTTCCCTTTTACCTATATTTTCATCTATTTGGACAATATACGGTCTTGTCTTTTTAATAGGTATAGCTAGTTCCATGGCTGGTCCAACAACTATGACTTACATAACTAAGTTAATTCCTCAAGCTCAAAGGAAACGATTTAACTCTCTCGTAAGCTTAATAGATTCTGGAGCGTTTGTTACCGGACCTGCCATTGCGGGCATCATATTTATGAGTGGTTCCCCTACTAATGCGATATATATTAATGCTATAGCTCTTTTTTTAGCAGCACTAATTACCATGTTCATACCTAATATTGAAAAAAATGATTTTATAGAAACAAAAGGCGAAAAACTAAGCTTAAAGGTATTGGAAAATGATTGGAAATTAGTTATTGATTTTAGTCGTAAACAAGTGTATATAATGGTGATTTATTTACTATTTAGTGCGGTAATGGTTTTAGCAACGGTTGTAGATTCACTGGAGGCAGCATTTGCTATAGAAGTGCTTTCTTTATCAAAGGGAGATTATGGATTCCTTGTAAGCATCGCTGGTGTTGGAATAGTTGCGGGCTCCTTTGTAAACATAATCATAGTTAAAAAAGTAGCTACCTCTTGGTTAATTGGTCTTGGATCCTTGATGGTATCAAGTGGTTATATGATCTATGCTTTGTCGGGTGAATTTTTGATAGCAGCCATTGGTTTTTTCATTCTATCATTTTCCATGGCTTTTATTAACACAGGATTTTACACGTTTTATCAAAACAATGTTCCTGTCGAGGTAATGGGGCGGGTGGGCAGTATTTATAGTTTCATCGGAGCTTTTTTCACCATTATTGGAACCATAATTTTTGGAATTATGGCTGAATTGATATCTATTCAGTTTGTTGTCATATTAGGAACGTTAATTATGTTTGGAGTAACGATTATATTATTTATCTTTAATACTCACCCCTCTAAAGCAGGTTTTTATACTGAAGAAACACAGAATCAAGCTTCTGAAACTGTTTAG
- a CDS encoding YdcF family protein, translating to MGIPKYPEVPKLTDKQIDEITEIVFWKEIEPRKCDAIFVFGGSHPGNWKKPLEAYQKGLGDCIIATGGSSLSNLRHPEWDNIGFSEAEVIVKNLLENGVPKEVITYETSSMHSIANVTEAKKIFDFTSINSLLFVCKSIATGRQYRTLVKYLPPTIKFIPYPFDTSFDGQTTIKRDNWMLNERNKSLVFGEYLRNIIYGMEGMINAPRKHVAGLEDIVLHHYKSLDES from the coding sequence GTGGGAATACCTAAATATCCTGAAGTTCCAAAGCTTACAGATAAACAAATTGACGAGATAACAGAAATAGTGTTTTGGAAAGAGATTGAGCCTAGAAAATGCGATGCAATATTTGTATTTGGAGGTTCACACCCTGGTAATTGGAAGAAACCTTTAGAAGCTTATCAAAAAGGTTTAGGTGACTGTATTATTGCAACTGGTGGAAGTAGTTTATCAAATCTGCGACATCCTGAATGGGATAATATAGGTTTCTCAGAAGCTGAGGTCATTGTTAAGAACTTACTTGAAAATGGTGTTCCTAAAGAAGTAATTACCTATGAAACTTCATCTATGCACTCAATTGCAAATGTAACGGAAGCCAAGAAAATATTTGATTTCACATCAATAAATAGCTTGTTATTTGTTTGTAAAAGTATCGCTACTGGTAGGCAGTACCGTACTTTAGTAAAATATCTCCCGCCGACTATTAAATTTATACCGTATCCTTTTGATACAAGTTTTGATGGCCAAACGACTATAAAGAGAGATAACTGGATGCTAAATGAGAGGAACAAGTCCCTAGTGTTTGGTGAGTATTTAAGAAATATTATTTATGGAATGGAAGGGATGATAAATGCTCCTAGAAAACACGTTGCAGGACTGGAAGACATTGTTTTACATCACTATAAATCATTAGATGAAAGCTGA
- a CDS encoding glycerol-3-phosphate dehydrogenase/oxidase, whose protein sequence is MKFSISERKDILCGVHKKELDVIIIGGGITGAGIAFDAAKRGLSTIVFEMQDFAAGTSSRSTKLVHGGLRYLKQFEVKMVAEVGKERAIVYENGPHVTTPEWMLLPFHKGGTFGSFSTSIGLRVYDFLAGVKKSERRKMFSCQETMKREPLLKQKGLKGGGYYVEYRTDDARLTIEVMKEAIVQGAKAVNYAKVDSFLYKDGKVCGVRVVDLLEGDVYEVYGKKIINAAGPWVDTLREKDNSKIGKVLQLSKGVHLVIDQERFPLGQAVYFDTPDGRMVFAIPRDNKTYVGTTDTFYDKDAAIPKMTTEDRAYIINAINYMFPSVKITEKDVESSWAGVRPLIYEEGKNASEISRKDEIWTSDSGLITIAGGKLTGYRKMAEMVVNYVTALLEKEGHGSYPHSTTKNMPISGGHVGGSKKLSAFIMKKTEEGMAYGLTKEESEHFAKFYGSNVDILFQLAKEYKEVAVRYNLPLDVLLKLVYSMEYEMAAKPIDFFMRRTGALLFNIDWVYKWKDAIIAYMADTLSWSKEEKKKYAAEVEAALTDAVVPVDQKEHKAALA, encoded by the coding sequence ATGAAATTTTCAATTAGCGAGCGCAAAGATATATTATGTGGAGTGCATAAAAAGGAGTTAGATGTTATCATCATCGGCGGAGGAATTACAGGAGCAGGCATTGCGTTTGACGCTGCAAAACGTGGATTATCTACCATTGTATTTGAAATGCAAGACTTTGCGGCAGGGACATCAAGCCGTTCTACAAAGCTAGTACATGGTGGTTTACGTTATTTAAAGCAATTTGAAGTGAAAATGGTAGCAGAAGTTGGTAAAGAACGTGCGATTGTATACGAAAACGGTCCCCATGTTACAACGCCAGAATGGATGCTGCTTCCATTCCATAAAGGAGGCACATTTGGTTCATTTAGTACATCCATCGGTTTACGTGTATATGATTTCTTAGCAGGTGTTAAGAAAAGCGAGCGCAGAAAGATGTTCAGTTGCCAAGAAACGATGAAGAGAGAACCGCTTTTAAAACAAAAAGGCTTAAAGGGTGGCGGTTACTACGTAGAGTATCGTACAGACGATGCTCGTTTAACAATTGAAGTAATGAAAGAAGCAATTGTACAAGGTGCAAAAGCAGTCAACTACGCAAAGGTAGATAGCTTTTTATATAAAGATGGGAAAGTATGCGGCGTACGTGTAGTTGATTTATTAGAAGGTGATGTTTATGAAGTGTACGGCAAAAAAATTATAAACGCCGCTGGACCTTGGGTAGATACACTTCGTGAAAAAGATAACTCGAAAATAGGAAAAGTTCTTCAGTTATCAAAAGGTGTTCACCTTGTTATCGATCAAGAGCGTTTCCCACTAGGGCAAGCTGTTTACTTTGATACACCAGATGGACGTATGGTGTTTGCGATTCCGCGCGATAATAAAACCTATGTAGGAACAACAGATACGTTCTATGATAAAGATGCAGCGATTCCTAAAATGACGACAGAGGACCGTGCATATATCATCAATGCGATAAACTACATGTTCCCATCTGTGAAGATTACAGAGAAAGATGTAGAGTCAAGCTGGGCTGGTGTTCGTCCGCTTATTTATGAAGAAGGAAAGAATGCATCTGAAATTTCGCGTAAAGACGAAATTTGGACGTCCGATTCAGGTTTAATTACAATTGCGGGTGGTAAGTTAACAGGCTACCGTAAAATGGCAGAAATGGTTGTAAACTACGTCACCGCTTTATTAGAAAAAGAAGGCCACGGCTCTTACCCGCATAGCACAACGAAAAACATGCCAATCTCTGGCGGTCATGTTGGCGGCTCGAAAAAACTTTCAGCGTTTATTATGAAGAAAACAGAAGAAGGAATGGCATATGGTTTAACGAAAGAGGAATCAGAACACTTTGCGAAGTTCTATGGTTCAAACGTTGATATTTTATTCCAATTAGCTAAAGAATACAAAGAAGTAGCAGTGCGCTATAATTTGCCTCTAGATGTCCTTCTGAAACTTGTATACAGTATGGAATACGAAATGGCTGCCAAACCAATTGACTTCTTTATGCGCCGAACAGGAGCTCTCCTATTCAATATTGATTGGGTATACAAATGGAAAGACGCAATAATTGCTTACATGGCAGACACCTTAAGCTGGAGTAAAGAAGAAAAAAAGAAATATGCAGCAGAAGTAGAAGCAGCTTTAACAGATGCAGTTGTTCCTGTTGACCAGAAAGAACACAAAGCCGCATTAGCTTAA
- the glpK gene encoding glycerol kinase GlpK: MEKFILSLDQGTTSSRAILFNKEGKIVHTAQKEFTQHFPQPGWVEHNPQEIWGSVLAVIASCLSEANVKPEQIASIGITNQRETTVVWEKETGKPVYNAIVWQSRQTSEICEELKGQGYDEMVRSKTGLLIDAYFSGTKVKWILDNVDGAREKAENDELLFGTIDTWLVWKLTGGKVHVTDYSNASRTLMYNIYELKWDEELLEMLTVPMSMLPEVRPSSEVYGHTVDYHFFGQNIPIAGVAGDQQAALFGQACFSKGMAKNTYGTGCFMLMNTGEKAVASEHGLLTTIAWGLNGKVEYALEGSIFVAGSAIQWLRDGLRMFKDAHESEEYASRVASTDGVYVVPAFVGLGTPYWDSEVRGAVFGLTRGTSKEHFVRATLESLAYQTKDVLCAMEADSGIELKTLRVDGGAVKNNFLMQFQSDILGVPVERPVVNETTALGAAYLAGLAVGFWKDQSEIAAQWNMDHSFSPAMDANTSEKLYAGWKKAIEATKAFK; this comes from the coding sequence ATGGAAAAATTTATTCTTTCATTAGACCAAGGTACGACCAGTTCACGTGCCATCCTTTTTAATAAGGAAGGAAAAATTGTTCATACTGCGCAAAAAGAGTTTACACAGCATTTTCCGCAGCCGGGTTGGGTGGAGCATAACCCACAAGAAATTTGGGGATCTGTTTTAGCGGTCATTGCAAGTTGTTTAAGCGAGGCGAATGTAAAGCCTGAACAAATCGCAAGCATCGGTATTACGAACCAACGTGAAACAACTGTTGTATGGGAAAAAGAAACAGGAAAACCAGTATATAATGCAATTGTATGGCAATCTCGTCAAACATCAGAAATTTGTGAAGAGCTAAAAGGACAAGGCTATGACGAAATGGTTCGTTCCAAAACAGGTCTATTAATCGATGCGTACTTCTCTGGTACGAAAGTAAAATGGATTTTAGACAACGTGGATGGCGCAAGAGAAAAGGCTGAGAACGACGAATTATTATTCGGAACCATCGATACGTGGCTTGTATGGAAGTTAACAGGCGGTAAAGTACACGTAACAGATTACTCTAACGCATCTCGTACATTAATGTACAACATTTATGAATTAAAGTGGGATGAGGAACTTCTAGAGATGTTAACAGTGCCAATGAGCATGCTTCCAGAAGTACGTCCATCATCTGAAGTATACGGTCATACAGTAGACTATCATTTCTTTGGTCAAAACATTCCAATTGCTGGTGTTGCAGGTGACCAACAAGCCGCGTTATTCGGACAAGCATGCTTTAGCAAAGGTATGGCGAAGAATACGTACGGAACAGGTTGTTTCATGTTAATGAATACAGGTGAAAAAGCTGTTGCCTCTGAGCATGGACTATTAACAACGATTGCCTGGGGCTTAAATGGAAAAGTAGAATACGCATTAGAAGGTAGTATCTTCGTAGCTGGTTCTGCCATTCAGTGGCTTCGGGATGGATTGCGTATGTTTAAAGATGCACATGAGAGTGAAGAATATGCATCTCGCGTTGCGTCAACAGATGGCGTATATGTTGTTCCTGCATTCGTAGGCCTTGGAACACCATACTGGGATAGTGAAGTACGTGGCGCAGTATTTGGTTTAACGCGTGGTACCTCGAAAGAGCATTTCGTACGTGCAACACTTGAATCATTAGCCTATCAAACAAAAGATGTTTTATGCGCAATGGAAGCAGATTCTGGAATTGAACTGAAAACATTACGTGTTGATGGCGGCGCAGTCAAAAATAACTTCTTAATGCAGTTCCAATCAGATATTTTAGGTGTACCAGTAGAGCGTCCTGTTGTAAACGAAACGACAGCTTTAGGTGCAGCGTACTTAGCTGGTTTAGCAGTTGGTTTTTGGAAAGATCAAAGTGAAATCGCGGCGCAGTGGAATATGGATCATAGTTTCTCACCAGCGATGGATGCGAATACAAGCGAAAAGCTATATGCGGGCTGGAAAAAAGCAATTGAGGCAACAAAAGCTTTTAAATAA
- a CDS encoding MIP/aquaporin family protein, with protein MSAFLGELIGTAILIILGGGVCAGVSLKKSFAQNSGWIVITMGWGLAVSIAVYAVSSISGAHLNPAVTMGLAFKGAFPWSDVPGYIVAQMLGAMIGALIVFLHYLPHWKETEDPGTKLGVFATGPAIPNTFANLLSEMIGTFILVLGILAIGANKFADGLNPFVVGFLIVSIGLSLGGTTGYAINPARDLGPRIAHFLLPIPGKGGSNWKYAWIPVVGPILGGSLAGLFHQVVFEGKENAALLYVAIAAVIVLAIPYMVSKKDKQYTNNRKAA; from the coding sequence ATGTCAGCATTTTTAGGAGAATTGATTGGTACCGCAATACTAATAATTCTTGGCGGAGGCGTTTGTGCAGGCGTAAGTTTAAAGAAATCGTTTGCCCAAAACTCAGGCTGGATCGTTATCACAATGGGATGGGGTTTAGCGGTTTCAATTGCAGTTTATGCAGTAAGTTCCATAAGCGGGGCACACTTGAACCCGGCAGTAACAATGGGACTTGCATTTAAGGGAGCATTCCCATGGAGCGATGTACCAGGTTATATTGTAGCACAAATGCTTGGAGCTATGATTGGAGCACTTATCGTATTCTTACATTATTTACCTCATTGGAAAGAGACAGAGGATCCTGGAACGAAGTTAGGTGTATTTGCAACAGGACCAGCAATTCCAAATACTTTCGCAAACCTATTAAGTGAAATGATTGGAACGTTTATTTTAGTACTTGGTATTTTAGCAATTGGTGCAAACAAATTTGCAGACGGTTTAAACCCATTTGTCGTAGGTTTCTTGATTGTAAGTATTGGTTTATCCTTAGGAGGGACAACAGGGTACGCGATTAACCCTGCACGAGACTTAGGACCTCGAATTGCACACTTCTTACTGCCGATCCCAGGAAAAGGGGGATCAAACTGGAAATATGCATGGATTCCGGTAGTTGGACCAATTTTAGGTGGTTCACTAGCAGGTTTATTCCATCAAGTTGTATTCGAAGGCAAAGAAAACGCAGCACTTTTATATGTAGCGATTGCAGCAGTAATTGTTCTAGCAATCCCTTATATGGTAAGCAAGAAAGATAAACAATATACAAATAATAGAAAAGCAGCATAA
- a CDS encoding glycerol-3-phosphate responsive antiterminator — protein MEFHEQQILPAVRQMKDLEKLLFSPFEYLIVLDIHLAQLKSVLALAKNHSKKVFLHIDLIHGLQSDGYAVEYVCQEFRPYGVLSTKSSVIMKAKQKGIVAIQRIFLIDSSAMEKSCALLEKTKPDYIEVLPGALTEIITEMNTRTGIPILAGGFIRTVEDVEKALEAGATAITTSKKELWKYYGKNYSDIKND, from the coding sequence ATGGAATTTCATGAACAACAAATATTGCCAGCAGTTCGGCAAATGAAAGATTTAGAGAAATTATTATTTAGCCCCTTTGAATACCTCATTGTATTAGACATACATTTGGCACAGTTAAAAAGCGTGCTTGCTCTTGCGAAAAATCATTCTAAAAAGGTATTTTTACATATTGATTTAATTCATGGGCTGCAAAGTGATGGGTATGCAGTAGAGTATGTTTGCCAGGAGTTTCGTCCTTACGGCGTGTTGTCGACGAAATCGAGCGTAATTATGAAGGCGAAGCAAAAAGGCATTGTTGCGATTCAGCGTATTTTTTTAATTGACTCAAGTGCAATGGAGAAAAGTTGTGCTTTATTAGAAAAGACGAAACCAGACTATATTGAAGTGCTTCCGGGTGCTTTAACGGAGATTATTACAGAAATGAATACGAGGACAGGTATTCCCATTTTAGCGGGTGGTTTTATCCGTACAGTAGAGGATGTGGAAAAAGCGTTAGAAGCAGGGGCAACTGCAATTACTACTTCAAAGAAAGAACTTTGGAAATATTATGGGAAAAATTATTCTGATATAAAAAATGATTGA
- a CDS encoding DinB family protein: METKKILQVTALPGFEPEIGRLVWCMEDVRHILLKKLSGISQAALNYKGDHTHSIGTLLYHIAYVEAGWLYGEVIEKEWDPEISALFPIASWSEGTLNHFEGESFTQHAVRLSKVRAVFLAHFRSMNLEDWRRMRSFEDYDVTPEWVVYHLIEHEANHRGQIFQMIRELEVTS; encoded by the coding sequence ATGGAAACTAAAAAAATTCTACAAGTCACAGCACTACCAGGTTTTGAGCCAGAAATCGGCCGTCTTGTCTGGTGTATGGAAGATGTACGTCACATTTTATTGAAAAAGCTTTCTGGGATTAGCCAAGCTGCTCTTAATTATAAAGGCGACCATACTCATTCCATCGGAACACTGTTGTATCACATTGCATATGTGGAAGCCGGGTGGTTATACGGAGAAGTCATAGAAAAAGAATGGGACCCTGAAATTTCCGCATTGTTCCCAATCGCGAGCTGGTCAGAGGGAACGTTAAATCACTTTGAAGGCGAGAGCTTTACTCAGCATGCAGTACGCCTATCAAAGGTCAGGGCAGTTTTCCTTGCACACTTTCGCTCGATGAATTTGGAGGATTGGCGAAGAATGCGATCATTTGAGGACTATGATGTCACACCAGAATGGGTGGTCTACCACCTCATTGAACATGAAGCCAACCACCGTGGACAGATTTTTCAGATGATTAGGGAATTAGAAGTGACTAGTTAA
- a CDS encoding substrate-binding domain-containing protein, with amino-acid sequence MRVIASFIMSVAILFVGFYGTIILIFATGNDVYGLVSAAFVMTLLIFANLLVWQQFSKKAVKYSFMGLLSIFVLFAAVEGGKAWYQKSLKIMSAQDVDLTQYEPFQNNSMVADLGEEASFQLEEPLLKLDGSTALYPVFAAFAQAVYPEGTYESTRSEVQSTQTSGAWAGLLKEERELIFVPEPPSTIQSQAEAKDVELMLTPVGKEAFVFFVHKDNPVNNLTVEDIQRIYTGEITNWEELGGNDEPILAFQRPEDSGSQQMLRKVMGDKRLMDPPSEQRVAGMGGIIEETLDYENRKNAIGFSFRFFSETMVKNNKIKHLKVNGVAPSIESIQKDTYPFVSPFYAVHLSNATNPNLESFLDWIKSEEGQVLVEKSGYVPYHR; translated from the coding sequence ATGAGAGTTATTGCTTCGTTCATAATGTCTGTTGCCATTTTATTTGTTGGATTTTATGGAACAATCATTTTAATATTTGCCACGGGTAATGACGTATATGGTCTTGTTTCAGCAGCATTTGTAATGACATTGCTCATCTTTGCAAACCTATTAGTGTGGCAGCAGTTTTCTAAAAAAGCCGTAAAATATTCTTTTATGGGTTTACTTAGTATCTTTGTTCTTTTTGCTGCAGTGGAAGGCGGAAAAGCCTGGTACCAAAAATCCTTGAAAATTATGAGTGCCCAGGATGTCGACCTCACCCAATATGAACCTTTTCAAAATAATTCTATGGTTGCCGATTTAGGGGAAGAAGCATCTTTCCAGCTAGAAGAACCGCTACTGAAGTTAGATGGCTCAACGGCCCTATATCCTGTGTTTGCCGCTTTCGCTCAGGCTGTTTATCCAGAAGGAACGTATGAGTCTACTAGGAGTGAAGTACAATCCACTCAAACCTCAGGAGCTTGGGCTGGGCTTCTGAAAGAAGAAAGAGAGCTCATTTTTGTTCCAGAACCCCCAAGTACAATCCAGAGTCAAGCAGAGGCGAAAGATGTAGAGCTGATGCTAACGCCTGTTGGAAAAGAAGCCTTTGTTTTCTTTGTGCATAAAGACAACCCCGTAAACAATCTTACGGTGGAGGATATTCAAAGAATTTATACAGGTGAAATAACTAATTGGGAAGAACTTGGCGGAAACGATGAGCCTATCCTAGCATTCCAACGCCCAGAAGACAGTGGAAGCCAGCAAATGCTTCGTAAAGTAATGGGAGACAAACGCTTAATGGACCCACCAAGCGAGCAGAGAGTAGCTGGTATGGGTGGAATCATTGAAGAAACACTAGACTATGAAAATAGGAAAAACGCCATCGGTTTCTCGTTTCGTTTTTTCTCAGAAACAATGGTGAAAAACAACAAGATTAAGCACTTAAAGGTGAACGGAGTCGCGCCATCCATTGAATCTATTCAAAAAGACACCTATCCGTTTGTCAGCCCTTTCTATGCTGTGCATCTCTCAAATGCCACCAATCCTAATCTTGAATCATTTTTAGATTGGATTAAATCGGAAGAAGGGCAAGTGCTCGTCGAAAAGTCTGGTTATGTTCCTTACCATAGATAA
- a CDS encoding DIP1984 family protein — MKLAEALILRADYQKRVEQLKNRLLQNVRIQEGDEPNEDPKLLLKELTELLEKLRLLIQQINKTNLKTKFDKTESLSDALASRDLIGQERKIYSELLEQATMKLDRYSRAEIKFITTISVKEMQKRVDELSQKYRLYDVKIQELNWRTDLLSS, encoded by the coding sequence ATGAAATTAGCAGAAGCATTAATATTACGAGCAGATTATCAAAAAAGAGTCGAGCAACTGAAAAATAGGTTGCTGCAAAATGTCCGGATACAAGAAGGGGACGAGCCAAACGAAGATCCTAAGCTTTTGCTAAAGGAATTAACGGAGCTACTAGAGAAACTAAGACTACTTATTCAGCAAATAAATAAAACCAACCTTAAAACGAAATTTGATAAAACAGAATCTCTTTCTGACGCTTTAGCATCACGAGATTTAATTGGCCAAGAGCGCAAGATATACAGTGAGCTTCTGGAACAAGCAACAATGAAACTTGATCGCTACTCTCGTGCAGAAATTAAATTCATCACCACCATTAGCGTAAAAGAAATGCAAAAGCGCGTGGATGAATTATCTCAGAAATATCGTTTGTATGATGTGAAAATCCAAGAACTTAATTGGAGAACCGACTTGCTTTCTTCATAA
- a CDS encoding NUDIX hydrolase yields the protein MTSTVVNWGLSKVKLTWKAQQSPPPRDLVTSVHGFCFFEGKLLLVNLNDRGWDFPGGHIEQGESPEACFQREAMEEAYVSGECTLLGCIEVDHTENPNWNNQSPYPMVGYQMFYCMDIISFHPFEAKFESFDRTLIEPMKLKDFYTGWNAVYEEILTEACRRL from the coding sequence ATGACATCAACTGTTGTAAATTGGGGTCTATCTAAAGTGAAATTGACGTGGAAAGCTCAGCAAAGTCCTCCTCCAAGGGATCTCGTCACAAGTGTACATGGTTTTTGCTTTTTTGAAGGAAAGCTTTTACTCGTTAACTTGAATGATAGAGGCTGGGATTTTCCGGGAGGACATATAGAACAAGGAGAGTCGCCAGAAGCATGCTTTCAGCGTGAAGCCATGGAAGAAGCTTACGTTAGTGGAGAGTGTACCTTGCTCGGTTGTATCGAAGTTGATCATACTGAAAATCCGAATTGGAACAATCAAAGTCCTTATCCTATGGTAGGCTATCAAATGTTTTACTGTATGGATATTATTAGCTTCCATCCTTTTGAAGCTAAATTTGAATCCTTTGATAGAACCTTGATAGAACCTATGAAGCTAAAAGATTTTTATACAGGCTGGAATGCTGTTTATGAAGAAATATTAACGGAGGCCTGCAGGAGGTTATAA
- a CDS encoding MBL fold metallo-hydrolase, with the protein MLEIKNKHFELQQVASGIYAAIAKDGGGAASNAGFVDLGDQTLIFDTFNTQQASSELKKYAEEISGSKISWVINSHYHGDHIRGNQVFPSCNILSSKTTYTKMKEIQPTRILSQKQDLKGLRTYICALEKTLHETHDQKIECQIKSLIELENSLPTLNLTLPTITFQEFHTFKGSNLSAMLYTKGAGHSPCDSFLYIPEEKVIFMGDLLFVNSHPSLFEDSDVDNWIATLQELLTWDFNTAIPGHGPVGTKNDLEQIIQYFTELKHISCREDNPNQLEIPDPYKNWSLPDLFLRNLKQLRQLSK; encoded by the coding sequence ATGCTAGAAATTAAAAACAAACACTTCGAACTTCAACAAGTTGCTAGCGGGATATATGCTGCGATTGCAAAGGACGGCGGTGGTGCTGCCAGTAATGCCGGATTCGTAGATTTAGGAGATCAGACATTAATTTTTGATACCTTTAATACGCAACAGGCTTCCAGTGAGTTAAAAAAGTATGCTGAAGAAATTTCTGGCTCCAAAATAAGTTGGGTGATTAATAGTCATTATCATGGTGATCATATTAGGGGTAATCAAGTGTTTCCTTCTTGTAACATTCTTTCTAGTAAAACAACATATACCAAGATGAAAGAAATACAACCCACACGAATATTGAGCCAAAAACAAGATCTTAAGGGTTTGAGAACTTATATATGTGCATTAGAAAAAACACTACATGAAACCCATGATCAAAAAATTGAATGTCAAATTAAATCGTTAATAGAACTTGAAAACTCATTGCCTACCTTAAACCTCACTTTACCCACCATTACCTTTCAAGAGTTTCATACGTTTAAAGGAAGCAATCTTTCTGCCATGTTGTATACGAAAGGAGCTGGCCATTCTCCTTGTGATTCTTTTCTTTACATCCCAGAAGAAAAAGTCATTTTCATGGGTGATTTGTTATTTGTTAACTCTCATCCTTCCTTATTTGAGGATTCAGATGTAGACAATTGGATTGCTACCCTTCAAGAATTATTAACATGGGATTTTAATACGGCAATCCCAGGGCATGGACCAGTTGGAACAAAAAATGACCTTGAACAAATTATTCAATATTTTACCGAATTAAAACATATCAGTTGTCGAGAAGATAATCCAAATCAACTTGAAATACCAGATCCATACAAGAACTGGTCACTTCCTGATCTATTCCTAAGAAACCTTAAGCAGTTGAGACAACTCTCAAAATGA